A stretch of Bacillota bacterium DNA encodes these proteins:
- the glpX gene encoding class II fructose-bisphosphatase → MERELALEFVRVTEAAAISAGRLMGRGQKEAADAAAVDAMRAMLDTVQIRGTIVIGEGEMDEAPMLYIGEKVGGASFPEVDIAVDPLEGTSLVAKGLPNAIAVLAVAEKGGLLHAPDMYMQKLAVGSEAKGCIDLNAPLKYNLEKVAHAKGKRVADLTVVILDRERHASIIREVREAGARIKLISDGDVAPAVATAFGDSGVDMLVGIGGAPEGVLAAAALKCLGGEMQARLMPTCEAEVRRAESMGFKDVSAVLTLQDIVKGNDVIFAATGITDGDLLRGVRYLGAKATTHSIVMRSKTGTVRLVEATHLLEKKAFLRRDV, encoded by the coding sequence ATGGAGCGGGAGCTAGCGCTAGAGTTTGTCAGGGTGACCGAGGCCGCGGCCATTTCCGCGGGACGCCTGATGGGGCGGGGACAAAAAGAGGCAGCGGATGCCGCTGCCGTCGATGCCATGCGTGCCATGCTAGACACGGTGCAAATTAGGGGAACCATAGTTATCGGCGAAGGTGAAATGGACGAGGCCCCCATGCTCTACATCGGCGAAAAAGTTGGCGGGGCCTCGTTTCCAGAAGTAGATATCGCCGTCGACCCCTTAGAGGGGACTAGCCTCGTGGCCAAGGGTCTCCCTAACGCTATTGCCGTACTGGCCGTGGCCGAAAAAGGCGGCCTGCTGCACGCTCCCGACATGTACATGCAGAAACTAGCCGTAGGTAGCGAGGCTAAGGGCTGTATTGACCTTAATGCCCCCCTAAAATACAATCTCGAAAAAGTAGCCCATGCCAAGGGCAAGCGTGTGGCAGACTTGACGGTGGTCATCCTCGACCGCGAGCGCCATGCTTCTATCATTCGCGAGGTGCGCGAAGCAGGTGCCCGCATCAAGCTCATCTCCGATGGGGACGTGGCGCCGGCCGTAGCTACGGCCTTTGGGGACAGCGGCGTCGACATGCTGGTCGGCATTGGCGGCGCGCCGGAAGGGGTCTTAGCAGCGGCAGCTCTAAAGTGTTTGGGCGGCGAAATGCAAGCCCGCCTGATGCCCACCTGCGAGGCCGAGGTTCGCCGTGCCGAGAGCATGGGCTTTAAAGATGTCTCTGCGGTACTCACCTTGCAGGATATTGTTAAAGGCAATGATGTCATTTTTGCGGCCACCGGCATTACCGATGGCGATCTGCTGCGCGGGGTGCGTTACCTAGGCGCTAAGGCCACTACGCATTCCATCGTCATGCGCTCTAAAACTGGCACTGTCCGCCTAGTAGAAGCAACTCACCTACTTGAGAAAAAGGCCTTTCTGCGGCGCGATGTCTAA
- a CDS encoding glycosyltransferase → MRVLHFGSYWMGENDIVSLMVKDLHEVCALKAIDTQLYSGKNSPWVKKSPSPEHGGVNWLHDEAVRAAIGDYQPEVVVCNSGGMSFSREMHAELKQAGITTVGISLSDPDVFPSQGAHYAPYFDLFYTNAEVSLADYRRLGCEARLLPFAASPRFHRVLPAVPKKYDCIIVGHPRADRLAAVALLDKHFKVGLYGRGWKYCGLIPRGRQVNGAEQVVALNTGRTYLSFSRTVAGYINVKVGLFEAVACGTPVFTEEFAEMQKYFTYGEEIVGYNSLPELVTKLKDHLAHPEKLQALSAKARERLLREHTWQKRWEMVLEDVRQIQHR, encoded by the coding sequence ATGAGAGTATTACATTTTGGAAGCTACTGGATGGGCGAAAACGACATTGTTTCTTTAATGGTTAAGGACTTACACGAAGTATGTGCTCTAAAAGCCATCGATACCCAGCTTTATTCTGGCAAAAATTCTCCTTGGGTGAAAAAAAGCCCCTCGCCAGAGCACGGAGGCGTTAATTGGCTGCATGATGAGGCGGTGCGGGCTGCTATTGGCGATTACCAGCCCGAGGTCGTCGTATGTAATTCGGGCGGCATGAGTTTCTCGCGCGAAATGCATGCTGAGCTTAAGCAAGCGGGGATTACCACGGTGGGCATTTCGCTATCAGACCCCGACGTCTTTCCCTCGCAAGGCGCGCATTACGCGCCCTACTTCGATCTTTTCTATACTAATGCTGAAGTTTCGCTCGCGGACTACCGGCGCCTTGGCTGCGAAGCACGGCTTTTGCCCTTTGCCGCCTCGCCGCGTTTTCATCGCGTGCTACCCGCAGTGCCCAAAAAATACGATTGCATTATAGTCGGCCACCCGCGCGCCGACCGCCTAGCGGCAGTTGCTCTACTCGATAAACACTTCAAGGTCGGGCTCTATGGGCGCGGCTGGAAGTACTGCGGCCTGATACCCCGCGGCCGCCAAGTAAATGGCGCTGAGCAAGTGGTGGCCCTAAATACGGGGCGAACCTACCTCTCTTTCTCGCGCACGGTAGCAGGGTATATCAATGTAAAAGTGGGTCTTTTTGAGGCTGTCGCCTGCGGCACGCCGGTTTTCACCGAGGAGTTCGCGGAGATGCAGAAGTATTTTACCTATGGTGAAGAAATAGTCGGCTACAATTCTCTGCCTGAGCTAGTGACAAAGCTTAAAGACCATTTAGCGCACCCCGAAAAATTACAGGCACTCTCGGCTAAGGCCAGAGAGCGCCTGCTGCGTGAACATACTTGGCAAAAGCGCTGGGAGATGGTGCTAGAAGATGTGCGGCAAATTCAGCACAGGTAA
- a CDS encoding radical SAM protein — MSYLVYADARGRVYEDLEYRAVLRTGDRLLVPEDEELMPMPSGGSLVVLPGRAPIALNAKGQMLRYPRHGAQAVAALLPQGYLRLLLPGYSRTQDRLPLFGYTGVAWRDGQFFVAARAVASTADLARWAPASFNTTLLAELVEVRRAELGKNRVLEQLIHCSLHYGCFTAQNIIYRRLEGALPISPHCNASCVGCISLQSSECCPAPQNRISFVPTKDEGVRLAVAHLSGGGDMVSFGQGCEGEPLLQAELAADIIRGVRGETKEGRINANTNAGYLAGVKKVVDAGIDSLRVSLNSVRQESYDPYYRPAGYTLADVVKSIHYAREHGVYVALNLLSMPGVTDREEEVAALLAFLTATKVNQVQFRNLNLDPDHYLAVQPRAQGEIIGMVALAESVQALGVSVR, encoded by the coding sequence CTGTCGTACTTAGTTTATGCCGATGCCCGAGGTCGAGTTTACGAAGACCTAGAATACAGGGCGGTGTTGCGCACTGGCGATAGGTTGCTCGTGCCAGAGGACGAAGAATTAATGCCAATGCCTAGCGGGGGGAGCCTAGTAGTCTTGCCGGGTAGGGCGCCCATCGCGCTAAATGCCAAGGGGCAGATGTTGCGCTACCCTAGGCACGGCGCGCAAGCAGTCGCGGCCCTTCTGCCACAGGGCTACTTAAGGTTGCTTTTGCCTGGTTACAGTCGCACCCAAGACCGTTTGCCCCTCTTTGGTTATACCGGAGTAGCCTGGCGTGACGGGCAGTTCTTTGTGGCGGCGCGGGCGGTCGCCAGCACAGCTGACTTAGCGCGGTGGGCGCCCGCTAGCTTTAACACCACTCTGCTCGCCGAGCTCGTAGAGGTTAGGCGCGCGGAGCTAGGCAAGAACCGTGTACTAGAGCAGTTAATCCACTGCTCGCTTCACTATGGCTGTTTTACAGCGCAAAACATCATCTACCGCCGTTTAGAAGGGGCCTTGCCCATCTCGCCTCACTGCAATGCTAGCTGCGTGGGCTGTATTTCGCTGCAGTCCTCAGAGTGTTGCCCTGCGCCGCAAAACCGTATTAGTTTTGTGCCCACTAAGGACGAAGGAGTGCGACTAGCAGTCGCACATCTCTCTGGCGGTGGGGACATGGTCAGTTTTGGGCAGGGCTGCGAAGGCGAGCCCCTCTTGCAGGCCGAGCTCGCGGCCGACATCATTCGCGGTGTGCGCGGCGAAACGAAAGAGGGCCGCATAAATGCCAATACCAATGCCGGCTACTTGGCCGGAGTAAAAAAAGTAGTCGATGCCGGTATAGACTCCCTGCGGGTCAGCCTTAACTCCGTGCGTCAAGAGTCCTACGACCCCTACTACCGCCCCGCGGGGTATACTCTTGCCGACGTAGTAAAGTCTATCCATTACGCGCGCGAGCATGGGGTGTATGTCGCGCTCAATCTTTTGTCTATGCCCGGAGTAACCGATAGAGAAGAAGAAGTAGCGGCACTCCTCGCCTTTTTAACCGCGACGAAGGTCAACCAAGTGCAGTTTC
- the fsa gene encoding fructose-6-phosphate aldolase: protein MKFFLDTANISEIKRAVKLGVIDGITTNPTLIAKEGLAFHPTVQEICALCPGPVSAEAISLDVPGMLREAHELAALAPNVVVKIPMTANGLEAVAALSQVGIKTNVTLIFSANQALLAARAGATYVSPFVGRLDDISAPGMEVVHDIAHIFRLHGLPTEIIAASLRHPQHVHAAAVAGAHIATVPYKVIEQMINHPLTTLGIERFLADWQTVKDKS, encoded by the coding sequence ATGAAATTCTTTCTTGACACCGCCAACATCAGCGAAATTAAGCGCGCCGTAAAGCTTGGCGTCATTGACGGCATTACCACTAACCCCACCCTTATTGCTAAGGAGGGGCTAGCCTTTCATCCCACCGTACAAGAAATCTGTGCCCTTTGCCCCGGCCCAGTCAGTGCCGAAGCCATTAGCTTAGACGTGCCAGGTATGCTGCGTGAAGCACATGAGCTAGCCGCCCTAGCCCCCAATGTGGTCGTCAAAATCCCCATGACCGCGAACGGGCTCGAGGCCGTAGCCGCTTTAAGCCAGGTCGGCATTAAGACGAATGTCACCCTTATTTTTTCTGCCAACCAAGCACTGCTGGCAGCGCGGGCCGGCGCGACATATGTTTCGCCCTTTGTCGGCCGTTTAGACGACATTTCGGCCCCCGGTATGGAGGTAGTGCACGACATCGCCCATATCTTCCGCTTGCATGGTCTGCCCACCGAAATAATTGCCGCGTCTTTGCGCCACCCGCAACATGTCCATGCCGCAGCTGTGGCCGGGGCACATATAGCCACCGTTCCCTACAAAGTAATCGAGCAAATGATTAACCACCCCCTTACCACCTTAGGAATCGAGCGTTTCTTGGCCGACTGGCAGACAGTTAAAGACAAGAGTTAA
- a CDS encoding CoA transferase subunit B — translation MSKDIKRERIARRIASELTDGMVVNLGIGLPTQVANYLPSEIKVLFHSENGFVGLGSAPLPGQEDPDVTNAGAQPVTILPGGACFDSCMSFAIIRGGHVDITVLGALEVDEEGNLANWMVPGKMVPGMGGAMDLTVGARRVIVAMEHTAKGKSKILKKCTLPLTAKQEVDMIVTEMAVLEVTPAGLVLREIAPDTTIEEVIAQTEATLIISDVKIMEV, via the coding sequence ATGAGTAAAGATATTAAGCGTGAGCGCATCGCGCGGCGCATCGCCAGCGAACTGACCGACGGCATGGTTGTTAACTTAGGCATTGGGTTGCCCACGCAAGTGGCCAACTACCTGCCGAGCGAGATTAAGGTCTTGTTTCACTCCGAAAACGGCTTTGTGGGGCTAGGCTCCGCGCCTTTGCCCGGGCAAGAAGACCCCGATGTCACTAATGCGGGTGCGCAGCCAGTCACCATTTTGCCGGGGGGTGCCTGCTTTGACAGCTGCATGTCTTTCGCCATTATCCGCGGCGGGCATGTTGACATTACCGTCCTAGGCGCGCTCGAGGTAGATGAAGAAGGCAACCTAGCTAACTGGATGGTGCCAGGCAAGATGGTGCCTGGCATGGGCGGAGCGATGGACCTCACGGTAGGAGCGCGGCGCGTCATCGTCGCTATGGAGCACACCGCTAAGGGCAAATCTAAGATTTTAAAGAAGTGCACCCTGCCCCTTACCGCCAAGCAAGAAGTAGATATGATTGTCACCGAAATGGCCGTGCTCGAAGTAACACCCGCGGGCCTAGTACTAAGGGAAATTGCCCCTGACACCACCATTGAAGAAGTAATCGCCCAAACCGAGGCCACTTTAATTATCAGCGACGTAAAAATAATGGAGGTCTAG
- a CDS encoding M23 family metallopeptidase, protein MSAYSSYCRQVLATTLFVALLSILPFPAGAPTYQIAYLVSANEEKQGGAPEQVVETPKVEAPEAPETPKVAEVPETPEAPEAPEAPVPQEVTSATAVGGPAPKAHVVRAGETLSCIASRYQLSVGRLADLNALTNPHRLSIGQRILLSELPAPPRQHQVRSGENLWVVAGRYGVSVTSIIELNSLKSPDQLRVGQVLLIPKTASTLRASRSSLNAAGMIWPVLGRITSRFGPRWGTIHQGLDIAAPTGTEIVAARAGRVVLAGWWGGYGKCVLIYHGSGMHTLYAHASRLLVTEGDRVVQGEAIAKIGSTGNSTGPHLHFEVRINDDFRDPLNFLPER, encoded by the coding sequence TTGTCAGCATACAGTTCCTACTGTCGTCAAGTTTTGGCCACAACGCTCTTTGTCGCCCTGTTAAGCATCCTGCCGTTCCCTGCGGGGGCCCCCACGTACCAGATCGCCTACCTCGTGTCCGCAAATGAAGAGAAACAAGGCGGCGCACCCGAGCAAGTAGTCGAGACGCCTAAAGTCGAGGCACCAGAAGCACCAGAGACACCAAAAGTAGCAGAGGTACCAGAAACACCAGAAGCACCAGAAGCGCCAGAAGCACCAGTACCGCAAGAAGTAACTTCTGCCACAGCCGTCGGTGGGCCAGCGCCTAAGGCGCATGTAGTCAGAGCGGGCGAGACGCTATCCTGTATCGCTTCTCGTTACCAGCTGAGCGTGGGGCGCCTAGCGGACCTTAATGCCCTTACGAATCCCCACCGGCTAAGCATTGGGCAAAGAATTTTGCTTTCTGAGCTACCCGCGCCGCCGCGGCAGCATCAGGTGCGTAGCGGTGAGAACTTGTGGGTGGTAGCTGGGCGGTACGGTGTCAGCGTCACAAGTATTATTGAGCTCAATAGTCTAAAATCACCAGATCAACTAAGAGTCGGGCAAGTTCTCCTCATCCCCAAGACCGCAAGCACCCTCAGGGCGTCGCGCAGTAGTCTAAATGCGGCAGGCATGATCTGGCCGGTCCTAGGGCGCATAACCAGCCGTTTTGGTCCCCGCTGGGGTACAATCCACCAGGGCCTAGACATAGCGGCGCCGACCGGCACCGAGATTGTGGCGGCTCGGGCAGGCCGAGTGGTTTTAGCTGGTTGGTGGGGCGGCTATGGCAAGTGCGTCCTTATCTACCATGGTAGTGGTATGCACACACTTTACGCCCACGCCTCTAGGCTTCTCGTCACAGAAGGGGATCGAGTGGTGCAGGGTGAGGCCATAGCGAAAATAGGTAGTACCGGCAATTCCACAGGCCCCCACCTACACTTTGAAGTGCGCATCAACGACGACTTCCGCGACCCGCTAAATTTCTTGCCAGAACGCTAA